ATAGGGTGGCAAACTGTGAATGCCAGTCAAATCGGCAAAATTAAATTCGGTACTGACGGATGGCGGGGAATCATCGCTGATGATTTTACCTTCGCCAACGTCCGACGAGTGACAAGGGCGATCGCAAGTTACCTAGAAACTGCATACACTAAAAGTAGACCAGTTTTGGTGGCGTACGACACCCGTTTTCTGGCAGAAAAATTTGCCCGTACCGCTGCCGAAGTCTTAGCAGAATTGGGATGGAGTGTGAAAATTACCGATCGCGATTGTCCGACTCCGGTAATTGCTTATAATGCCCGTTACTTAAACTCAGCAGGGGCATTAATGTTCACCGCTAGCCACAACCCTGCACCCTATTGCGGGATTAAATACATTCCCGACTATGCTGGTCCTGCTACTCCAGAGATTACTGATACAATTGTGGCAAATATTTTTGGTGTGGAGGATACTCCGCCAAAATTTATCCGCAATGACAGAATTTCTACTTTTAATCCCCAGCCCGAATATCTGAAATTTATCTATTCTCTGATTGATATCGAAAAAATTCGTCATGCTAGGCTGAGGGTAAAGTATGATGCCCTCTACTCGACTTCTCGCGGCTACCTAGATACGGTATTGAGATACTGCGGTTGCGAGTTAGAAACATTCCACGCCTACCGAGATGTCTTGTTTGGTGGTGGAATGCCGGAACCACAAGGCAAACAGTTAACTCAGTTGGTAGCAGCCGTACAAGCAGATGCCGCTGACTTGGGCTTAGCTACGGATGGAGATAGCGATCGC
This window of the Chroococcidiopsis thermalis PCC 7203 genome carries:
- a CDS encoding phosphoglucomutase/phosphomannomutase family protein — protein: MMNIGWQTVNASQIGKIKFGTDGWRGIIADDFTFANVRRVTRAIASYLETAYTKSRPVLVAYDTRFLAEKFARTAAEVLAELGWSVKITDRDCPTPVIAYNARYLNSAGALMFTASHNPAPYCGIKYIPDYAGPATPEITDTIVANIFGVEDTPPKFIRNDRISTFNPQPEYLKFIYSLIDIEKIRHARLRVKYDALYSTSRGYLDTVLRYCGCELETFHAYRDVLFGGGMPEPQGKQLTQLVAAVQADAADLGLATDGDSDRFGIVDELGNILTPNAVLLLLARHLIENKGKTGAIVRTVATTRLLDNFAVKYRLPLYETPVGFKYIGEKMRETTVLIGGEESGGLSVIGHIPEKDGILANMLVAEAIAYAGKPLSQLVAEAIADADGPLYNHRIDLHLSDAHKAAIIDSFTQNPPRAIAGIAVKEVSRKDGVKLYLAEGSWILLRPSGTEPLMRVYMETNSLDKQDRIVMEMERAIGQIGI